A section of the Serratia liquefaciens ATCC 27592 genome encodes:
- a CDS encoding efflux RND transporter permease subunit — protein sequence MIAFVIRWSLRNRLLVLLASVLLAGWGIWALQKAPLDALPDLSDVQVIVRATYPGKAPQVIEDQVTYPLTTTLLSVPGAKTVRGFSMFGDAYVYVLFEDGTDLYWARSRVLEALSQVQSSLPPQVKVALGPDATGVGWVYEYALVDKSGKHSLADLRALQDWTLKFELKTVPNVAEVASVGGMVRQYQVVLDPPSLRALNITHQQVVSAIQDANQEGGGALLEMGEAEYMVRTSGYLKKLSDFANVVITVRDGVPILLSQVATLREGPEIRRGVAELNGEGEVAGGIVVMRYGKNALETINALKVKLQEVQQTLPPGVEIVTVYDRSQLIEHAIETLSHKLLEEFIVVALVCTLFLFHFRSALVAMITLPLGILGAFVVMHYQGVNANIMSLGGIAIAIGAMVDAAIVMIENMHKVLEQWRQRHPGQQPTSTDYWRISEQAAVEVGPALFCSLLIITLSFIPVFTLQAQEGRMFSPLAYTKTYAMAVAAGLGITLVPVLMGYFIRGRIPDEHANPINRWLIRLYQPVLASVLARPKTTLGISCLLLLLTAYPLSRLGSEFMPQLDEGDLLYMPSSLPGMSAREASRLLQLTDRLIKTVPEVATVFGKAGRAESATDPAPLTMLETTIRFKPRDQWRPGMTMDKLVAELDAMVKVPGIANVWVPPIRNRLDMLATGIKSPVGIKVNGNNMADIERISGQIEQVVKQVPGVTSALAERITGGRYVDIDIDRQRAARYGVSVKELQSMVATLVGGENIGETVEGRARYPINVRYPREVRDSVQQLQALPVLTASGGQVPLSMLADIRVSEGPPMLKSENARLSNWIYVDLRGRDLKSAVEEMQQVVAQQVKLPAGVSLSWSGQFEYLERASAQLKIVLPVTLAIIFVLLFVTFSSVRDALLIMATLPFALIGGVWLLYLLNYNLSVAGAVGFIALAGVAAEFGVIMVLYLNHALEKHRQPGQPLTQKQLMDAITEGAALRVRPKVMTVATIMAGLLPIMWGNGAGSEVMRRIAAPMIGGMLSAPLLSMLVVPVVYLLLHRKG from the coding sequence ATGATTGCTTTCGTGATTCGCTGGTCGCTGCGCAACCGGCTCTTGGTGCTGCTGGCTTCGGTGCTGTTGGCCGGTTGGGGGATCTGGGCATTGCAGAAAGCGCCGCTGGATGCGCTGCCGGACCTGTCCGACGTACAGGTGATTGTCCGTGCCACCTATCCGGGCAAGGCACCGCAGGTGATTGAAGATCAGGTGACCTATCCGCTGACCACCACGTTGCTCTCGGTGCCGGGGGCCAAAACGGTACGGGGTTTTTCCATGTTTGGCGACGCCTACGTCTACGTGTTGTTTGAGGACGGCACCGATTTGTACTGGGCGCGTTCGCGGGTGCTGGAGGCGCTCAGCCAGGTGCAATCCTCACTGCCGCCGCAGGTGAAGGTGGCACTGGGGCCGGACGCCACCGGCGTCGGCTGGGTGTACGAGTATGCCCTGGTGGATAAAAGCGGCAAGCACAGCCTGGCCGACCTGCGCGCGCTGCAAGACTGGACGCTGAAGTTTGAACTGAAAACCGTCCCTAACGTGGCGGAAGTGGCCAGCGTGGGCGGCATGGTACGCCAATATCAGGTGGTGCTGGATCCACCCAGCCTGCGCGCGCTGAACATCACCCATCAACAGGTAGTCAGTGCCATTCAGGACGCCAACCAGGAAGGCGGCGGGGCGCTGCTGGAAATGGGGGAGGCGGAGTATATGGTTCGCACCTCGGGCTACCTGAAAAAACTCAGCGATTTTGCCAACGTGGTAATCACCGTGCGTGACGGTGTGCCGATCCTGCTGTCGCAAGTGGCAACACTGCGCGAAGGGCCGGAGATCCGCCGGGGCGTGGCGGAGCTGAACGGCGAGGGCGAAGTGGCGGGCGGCATCGTCGTGATGCGCTACGGCAAAAATGCCCTGGAAACCATCAACGCGCTGAAGGTCAAGCTGCAGGAGGTTCAGCAGACCCTGCCGCCGGGTGTGGAAATTGTGACCGTGTACGACCGTTCCCAACTGATCGAACATGCAATTGAAACCTTGTCCCACAAGCTCCTGGAGGAGTTTATCGTGGTGGCTTTGGTGTGCACGCTGTTCCTGTTCCATTTTCGTTCGGCGCTGGTGGCGATGATCACGCTGCCGCTCGGTATTCTTGGCGCCTTTGTGGTGATGCATTACCAGGGCGTAAACGCCAATATCATGTCGCTGGGGGGAATCGCCATCGCCATTGGCGCCATGGTGGATGCGGCCATCGTCATGATTGAGAACATGCATAAGGTGCTGGAGCAGTGGCGGCAACGCCATCCCGGACAGCAGCCGACGTCGACGGATTATTGGCGCATTTCAGAGCAGGCGGCGGTGGAGGTGGGGCCGGCGCTGTTTTGCAGTTTGCTGATTATCACGCTGTCCTTCATTCCGGTGTTCACCCTGCAGGCGCAGGAAGGCCGGATGTTCTCCCCGCTGGCCTACACCAAAACCTACGCCATGGCGGTGGCGGCCGGTCTGGGCATTACGCTGGTGCCGGTGCTGATGGGCTACTTTATCCGCGGCCGCATTCCCGACGAACATGCCAATCCGATCAACCGCTGGCTGATCCGCCTGTACCAGCCGGTGCTGGCGTCGGTGTTGGCACGGCCAAAAACCACGCTGGGGATTTCGTGCCTGCTGTTGCTGTTAACCGCCTATCCGCTTAGCCGGTTGGGCAGCGAATTTATGCCGCAGCTCGACGAAGGTGACCTGTTGTATATGCCTTCCTCGCTGCCGGGGATGTCTGCGCGCGAGGCCAGCAGGCTACTGCAACTGACCGACAGGTTGATCAAAACCGTGCCGGAGGTAGCGACGGTGTTCGGTAAGGCCGGCAGGGCGGAAAGTGCTACCGATCCCGCGCCGTTGACCATGCTGGAAACCACCATTCGTTTCAAACCGCGTGACCAGTGGCGACCAGGCATGACCATGGACAAGCTGGTGGCGGAACTGGATGCGATGGTCAAGGTGCCGGGTATTGCCAACGTCTGGGTTCCGCCGATCCGCAATCGGCTGGACATGTTGGCCACCGGAATCAAAAGTCCGGTGGGCATCAAGGTGAACGGCAATAACATGGCCGATATCGAACGGATTTCCGGGCAGATTGAGCAGGTGGTGAAGCAGGTGCCGGGCGTCACTTCGGCGCTGGCAGAACGCATCACCGGCGGCCGCTACGTGGATATCGATATCGACCGTCAGCGGGCTGCGCGCTACGGCGTTTCGGTGAAAGAGCTGCAATCCATGGTGGCGACGCTGGTGGGCGGCGAAAACATTGGCGAAACCGTCGAGGGCCGAGCGCGTTACCCGATCAATGTGCGTTATCCGCGTGAGGTGCGTGATTCGGTACAGCAGTTGCAGGCGTTACCGGTACTGACCGCCAGCGGCGGCCAGGTGCCGCTGTCGATGCTGGCGGATATTCGGGTTAGCGAAGGGCCGCCTATGCTGAAAAGTGAAAACGCGCGGCTCTCCAACTGGATTTATGTCGACCTGCGCGGGCGCGATCTCAAATCGGCGGTGGAAGAGATGCAGCAGGTCGTCGCGCAGCAGGTCAAGCTGCCGGCCGGGGTGTCGTTGAGCTGGTCCGGGCAGTTTGAATATCTTGAACGTGCCAGCGCTCAGTTGAAAATCGTACTGCCGGTAACATTGGCAATCATTTTCGTGCTGCTGTTTGTCACCTTCAGCAGCGTGCGTGATGCGTTGTTGATCATGGCGACGCTGCCGTTTGCGCTGATCGGCGGGGTGTGGCTGCTCTATCTGCTGAACTACAACCTGTCGGTGGCCGGGGCAGTTGGCTTTATCGCGCTGGCGGGTGTGGCGGCGGAATTCGGCGTGATAATGGTGCTGTACTTGAACCATGCGTTGGAAAAACATCGCCAGCCGGGACAGCCGCTCACGCAAAAACAGCTGATGGATGCCATCACCGAGGGGGCGGCATTGCGGGTGCGACCAAAAGTGATGACCGTTGCCACCATTATGGCCGGGCTATTGCCGATCATGTGGGGTAACGGTGCCGGTTCTGAGGTAATGCGGCGCATTGCGGCACCGATGATTGGCGGCATGCTCAGTGCACCGCTGTTGTCGATGTTGGTGGTTCCTGTGGTCTACCTGTTACTGCACCGAAAAGGATAA
- a CDS encoding SLC13 family permease, protein MSSNAVSRLIQPFLKDRFLHILLLVGVLMAAFNPQQLPALNSFIDWRTIITLLGLMLLTKGVEVSGYFDFVGRKIINTLHSERRLALFLVFSAALLSSFLTNDVALFIVIPLTITLKKLSSVPIGRLIIFQALAVNAGSLLTPIGNPQNILLWSKSSLSFLGFIGQMAPFGVVMLVSLLLLTGFCFPARDIVKAPHTEGYPYQLRQLLGCVALYVIFLLCLDLDLPLYGLLAVFVGFLLLARRVLLQIDWSLIFVFIAMFIDVGLFTRLQAIQPWFADIATLGNGGIYALGIGLSQVISNVPATILMLNYVPSSQLLAFAVNAGGFGLAIGSLANLIALRMADERKIWLKFHYYSLPLLVWAGLLGWLLA, encoded by the coding sequence ATGAGTTCAAACGCCGTTTCCCGGCTGATTCAGCCGTTCCTGAAAGATCGTTTTTTGCATATTTTGCTGTTAGTCGGCGTACTGATGGCGGCCTTTAATCCGCAACAGCTGCCTGCGTTAAACAGTTTTATCGATTGGCGCACCATCATTACGCTGCTTGGATTGATGTTACTCACCAAGGGCGTCGAGGTCAGCGGTTATTTCGATTTTGTTGGCCGCAAAATCATCAATACGCTGCACAGCGAGCGGCGATTGGCGCTGTTTCTGGTGTTTTCCGCCGCGTTGCTGTCGTCGTTCCTGACCAACGACGTGGCGTTGTTTATCGTCATTCCGCTGACCATCACGCTGAAAAAACTGTCGTCGGTACCGATTGGCCGGTTGATTATCTTCCAGGCGCTGGCGGTCAATGCCGGTTCATTGCTGACGCCGATTGGCAACCCGCAAAACATTCTGCTGTGGAGCAAGTCTTCACTCTCTTTCCTGGGGTTCATTGGCCAAATGGCACCGTTTGGCGTGGTGATGCTGGTCAGTTTGCTGCTGCTGACCGGGTTCTGCTTCCCGGCGCGGGATATCGTTAAAGCGCCGCACACCGAAGGTTATCCGTATCAGCTACGCCAGTTGCTGGGCTGTGTGGCGCTGTACGTGATTTTTCTGCTGTGTCTGGATCTTGATCTGCCGCTGTATGGCCTGTTGGCGGTGTTCGTCGGTTTTTTGCTGCTGGCGCGTCGGGTATTGCTGCAGATCGACTGGAGCCTGATTTTCGTCTTTATCGCCATGTTCATCGACGTGGGGCTGTTTACCCGCTTGCAGGCGATCCAGCCTTGGTTCGCCGATATCGCTACGCTGGGTAACGGGGGCATTTACGCTTTGGGGATTGGCCTGTCGCAGGTGATCAGCAACGTGCCGGCGACCATTTTAATGCTCAACTACGTGCCTTCCAGCCAACTGCTGGCCTTTGCGGTCAACGCCGGTGGCTTTGGGCTGGCGATCGGTTCGCTGGCGAACCTGATTGCGCTGCGTATGGCGGACGAGCGCAAAATTTGGCTGAAATTTCATTACTATTCGTTGCCGTTACTGGTCTGGGCCGGCTTGCTTGGCTGGCTGTTGGCTTAA
- a CDS encoding copper-binding protein — protein sequence MRNVFAAVVIALFFSFSASAADMAMQDPAARTAVEIHSQGVVKSWDERKVSIAHQAIPALSWPPMTMSFLLPSSPSFAVLPVGTEVDFSFLPIDGGYQLIAIAAARP from the coding sequence ATGCGTAATGTATTTGCTGCCGTAGTGATCGCCCTGTTTTTCTCCTTTAGCGCCAGCGCTGCCGATATGGCAATGCAGGATCCTGCCGCAAGAACTGCCGTTGAAATCCACAGCCAGGGCGTCGTCAAAAGCTGGGATGAGCGAAAGGTGTCTATCGCGCACCAGGCCATTCCTGCACTCAGTTGGCCGCCAATGACCATGAGCTTCCTGCTCCCTTCATCGCCTTCATTCGCCGTCTTGCCGGTGGGTACCGAGGTTGATTTCAGCTTCCTGCCGATCGACGGCGGTTATCAGCTGATCGCCATCGCCGCTGCTCGACCATAA
- the apbE gene encoding FAD:protein FMN transferase ApbE: MANVFAKGLLLSVTIGLLAACNDPDTRPQIDIEGKTMGTFYSVKVSGDVAVNKQQLQQQIDAVLERANDDISTYRNDSVLSRFNQTQSTEPQPIPRGMADIILMAQRIGRDTQGAMNITVGPLVNLWGFGPDKRVVKVPSQQQIEAAQKNIGLQHLKLLSDSRGEWLQKDLPGMYVDLSTLGEGYGVDQLVQLMARNGITHYLVSVGGAVSSRGVNGQGKPWRVAIQKPTDRENAVQALVDLQGYGISTAGSYRNYFEQDGQRYSHVIDPTTGKPITHRLVSATVIAPTALEADGWDTGLMVLGTEKALKLAEEKGLAVYLISKTDDGFSAVMTPQFKAFLVK, translated from the coding sequence ATGGCTAACGTTTTTGCCAAAGGGCTGTTGCTGAGTGTGACCATCGGCTTACTGGCTGCCTGTAATGACCCGGATACCCGCCCGCAGATCGACATTGAAGGCAAAACCATGGGCACCTTCTACAGCGTCAAGGTCAGCGGTGACGTGGCGGTCAATAAACAGCAGTTGCAACAGCAGATTGACGCCGTGCTGGAACGCGCCAATGACGATATCTCCACCTATCGCAATGATTCTGTGCTTTCGCGTTTTAATCAAACCCAGAGTACCGAGCCACAACCGATCCCGCGCGGAATGGCGGATATTATCCTGATGGCTCAGCGCATTGGCCGCGACACTCAGGGCGCGATGAATATCACCGTGGGTCCGCTGGTGAATTTATGGGGCTTTGGCCCAGACAAGCGTGTGGTCAAGGTACCGAGCCAACAGCAAATAGAGGCGGCACAAAAAAATATTGGCCTGCAGCACCTCAAGCTACTCAGCGACAGCCGTGGCGAATGGCTGCAAAAGGACTTGCCCGGGATGTATGTTGATCTCTCGACGTTGGGCGAAGGCTATGGCGTCGATCAGTTGGTGCAGCTGATGGCCCGTAATGGTATCACCCATTATCTGGTGTCGGTCGGCGGTGCGGTTTCCTCGCGCGGCGTTAACGGGCAGGGCAAACCCTGGCGCGTGGCGATCCAAAAACCGACCGACCGCGAAAATGCGGTTCAGGCGCTGGTTGATTTGCAGGGTTACGGCATCAGCACCGCCGGCAGCTACCGCAACTATTTTGAACAGGACGGGCAGCGCTATTCGCACGTGATCGATCCCACAACCGGCAAGCCGATTACTCATCGCCTGGTCTCCGCTACGGTGATAGCGCCCACCGCGCTGGAAGCCGACGGCTGGGATACCGGGTTGATGGTGTTGGGGACGGAAAAAGCGCTCAAACTGGCGGAAGAAAAAGGCTTGGCGGTTTACCTGATCAGCAAAACCGATGATGGGTTCAGCGCCGTAATGACGCCGCAGTTCAAGGCGTTTCTGGTGAAATAG
- the pepT gene encoding peptidase T has translation MTSAIAEQLTERFFRYLAVTSQSDAAATTLPSTPGQHDMAKLLAAELRQLGMQDVQIDDHATVTARKPGNQPGAPRIGFITHIDTVDVGLSAHIHPQRLRFTGQDLCLNAEHDIWLRTAEHPEILAYPNEEIIFSDGTSVLGADNKAAVTVVMTLLANLSASDRHGDIVVAFVPDEEIGLRGAKALDLTRFEVDFAYTIDCCELGEVVYENFNAAGAEIRIEGVTAHPMSAKNVLINPIRIANDIINQFDIKDTPEHTEGREGYFWFNDLTANANLATLKVSIRDFDLAGFNARKERIQEVVQQVAANYPRAKVSCKVTDIYSNISNSIGEDQRAIELIFGALAAHGIPPKVIPMRGGTDGAALSSRGLLTPNYFTGAHNFHSRFEFLPISAFVKSYQVTRSICLLAARG, from the coding sequence ATGACCAGCGCCATTGCCGAACAGCTCACCGAACGTTTCTTCCGCTATCTGGCGGTGACCAGCCAGAGCGACGCCGCCGCAACCACCTTGCCCAGCACGCCGGGCCAACATGATATGGCCAAGCTGCTGGCGGCCGAACTGCGCCAGCTAGGCATGCAAGACGTGCAAATCGACGATCACGCTACCGTGACCGCCCGCAAACCCGGCAATCAGCCAGGCGCTCCGCGTATCGGCTTTATCACCCATATCGATACCGTTGACGTTGGCCTGTCGGCCCATATTCACCCGCAGCGCCTGCGCTTTACCGGCCAGGATTTGTGCCTGAATGCCGAACACGATATCTGGCTACGCACCGCCGAACATCCGGAGATCCTGGCCTATCCGAATGAAGAAATTATTTTCAGCGACGGCACCAGCGTGCTCGGCGCCGATAACAAAGCGGCGGTCACGGTGGTCATGACCCTGCTGGCCAACCTGAGCGCCTCCGATCGCCACGGCGACATTGTGGTGGCCTTTGTCCCGGATGAGGAAATTGGCCTGCGCGGCGCCAAAGCGCTGGATCTGACGCGTTTCGAGGTGGATTTTGCCTATACCATCGACTGCTGCGAGTTGGGGGAAGTGGTGTATGAGAACTTCAATGCCGCAGGTGCGGAGATCCGTATCGAAGGGGTCACCGCGCACCCCATGTCGGCGAAGAACGTGCTGATCAACCCGATTCGCATCGCCAACGACATCATCAACCAATTCGACATCAAGGACACGCCGGAACATACCGAGGGGCGCGAAGGCTACTTCTGGTTCAACGATCTGACCGCCAATGCCAACCTCGCTACGTTGAAAGTGTCGATCCGCGATTTTGACCTGGCCGGGTTCAATGCGCGTAAAGAGCGCATTCAGGAAGTGGTGCAACAGGTGGCGGCAAACTACCCGCGCGCCAAGGTCAGCTGCAAGGTGACGGATATCTACAGCAATATCAGCAACTCTATCGGGGAAGACCAGCGAGCCATTGAGCTGATTTTCGGTGCCCTGGCCGCCCACGGCATTCCCCCCAAGGTGATCCCGATGCGCGGCGGCACCGACGGCGCCGCACTCTCCAGCCGTGGGCTGCTGACGCCGAACTACTTCACCGGCGCGCACAATTTCCATTCGCGCTTTGAGTTTCTGCCGATCAGCGCCTTTGTAAAATCCTATCAGGTGACTCGCAGCATCTGCTTGCTGGCGGCACGCGGTTAG
- a CDS encoding TolC family protein produces MTIILSHPWRVGWLLLACWAPATLAADLTLQQSLTAAEGYSAELSANRHQVDALQNMADSAMQLPDPKLKFGIENVPVQGGNAQRFTREGMTMGRIGIMQDYVSSTKRQRKADTLRAEASQTDAGSATIRARLQQQTAQAWLALALSRQTLRDASALVTESERQIATQRAAVAGGGTPASGVLDARLTLLSMQDRISEAQRDVAVAQARLTQLTGLSATDTAGAMPRFERLPADSEVLRQAISQHPEVLQASREADVAKARSAQSEVAAIPDVGVEVYYGKRADEYEDLAGVMFTVDLPLFRSQRQDKDYAADVSRSMEATDRLTLLIRDHQAQLDTLLAQYQAAQAQWQRQQGQAIPLQQQRVTLLLAQYRSGKSDLSAVLEARRALLDSRLSAGKAARELAQIWAAIRYLTPQESMQ; encoded by the coding sequence ATGACCATTATCCTTTCTCACCCTTGGCGGGTGGGCTGGCTGCTGCTTGCCTGTTGGGCACCGGCCACCCTGGCGGCGGATCTGACGCTGCAACAGTCATTGACGGCGGCCGAAGGTTATTCGGCGGAGTTATCCGCTAATCGTCATCAGGTTGACGCCTTGCAGAACATGGCGGATTCGGCAATGCAGTTGCCCGATCCCAAGCTGAAGTTCGGCATTGAAAACGTGCCGGTGCAGGGCGGCAACGCTCAGCGTTTTACCCGCGAAGGCATGACCATGGGACGAATCGGCATCATGCAGGATTACGTCAGCAGCACCAAACGTCAGCGTAAAGCGGATACCCTGCGCGCCGAAGCCAGCCAGACGGATGCGGGCAGCGCCACCATTCGCGCTCGCCTTCAACAGCAAACCGCGCAGGCCTGGCTGGCGCTGGCGTTGAGCCGGCAAACCCTGCGGGATGCCTCAGCCCTGGTGACGGAGAGTGAACGCCAGATTGCCACTCAGCGTGCTGCGGTAGCCGGTGGGGGAACCCCAGCGAGTGGAGTGCTGGATGCCAGGCTGACGCTGCTAAGCATGCAGGATCGCATCAGCGAGGCGCAGCGTGATGTTGCTGTCGCGCAGGCGCGTCTGACGCAGTTGACCGGCCTGTCTGCGACGGATACCGCCGGGGCCATGCCGCGCTTTGAACGTTTACCGGCGGACAGCGAAGTATTGCGGCAGGCCATCAGTCAACACCCCGAGGTGTTGCAGGCCAGCCGTGAGGCGGACGTCGCCAAGGCGCGTTCGGCGCAATCAGAGGTGGCGGCGATACCGGACGTCGGCGTCGAGGTGTATTACGGCAAACGGGCCGACGAGTACGAGGATTTGGCCGGGGTGATGTTTACCGTCGATCTGCCGTTGTTCCGCTCGCAGCGGCAGGATAAGGACTATGCCGCTGATGTTTCCCGCAGCATGGAGGCCACCGATCGGCTCACGTTGTTGATCCGTGATCATCAGGCACAGCTCGATACGCTGTTGGCGCAATATCAGGCGGCTCAGGCGCAGTGGCAGCGCCAACAGGGGCAGGCTATTCCCCTGCAACAACAGCGGGTCACTTTGCTGTTAGCGCAGTACCGCAGCGGTAAAAGCGATTTGTCGGCGGTACTGGAAGCTCGGCGGGCGCTGCTCGACAGTCGCCTCAGCGCCGGCAAGGCTGCCAGGGAACTGGCACAGATTTGGGCCGCCATTCGCTATCTCACCCCTCAGGAATCAATGCAATGA
- a CDS encoding endonuclease/exonuclease/phosphatase family protein yields MRSRHALLITLLSLGISHTAWSSTDGGHANSNANSREVASALGGLKNKTYSLEQAPKIRVASFNIAAGKVSDMTAIAKAIKAMNVDVVALQEVDKLTGRSGKLDQAEELAKLTGMHVAFGRAIDFDGGEYGLAFLSKYPLHDSKIYPLPSGQREQRIAFSAQTDVPEFPAPITLINTHLDTKEDPAMRLDQVRELNDRTIEMRGIKLLFGDMNDVPGSVTWTELSRYWNDIMPKQQDGRSWPAENAEIKVDYIFSGNAQRWHLDSLTVPNASGDWNGIHWPAVSDHLPLVAELRLTEQ; encoded by the coding sequence ATGCGCTCACGTCATGCTTTACTTATCACTTTGTTATCCCTGGGAATATCGCATACGGCCTGGTCATCCACCGATGGTGGCCATGCCAACAGCAACGCCAATAGCCGTGAAGTGGCCAGTGCGCTTGGCGGTCTGAAAAACAAAACCTATAGCCTGGAGCAGGCACCGAAGATCCGCGTAGCCAGCTTCAATATCGCCGCCGGCAAGGTCAGCGACATGACCGCAATCGCCAAAGCGATCAAGGCGATGAATGTCGATGTGGTGGCGCTGCAGGAGGTGGACAAACTGACCGGCCGCAGCGGCAAGCTCGATCAGGCGGAGGAACTGGCCAAACTGACCGGTATGCACGTCGCGTTCGGCCGCGCGATTGATTTTGACGGCGGCGAATATGGGCTGGCGTTCCTATCGAAATACCCGCTGCATGACAGCAAAATTTACCCGTTGCCTTCCGGTCAGCGCGAACAGCGAATTGCATTCAGCGCCCAGACCGACGTGCCCGAGTTCCCGGCGCCGATTACCCTGATCAATACCCATCTGGACACCAAGGAAGATCCGGCGATGCGGCTGGATCAGGTGCGCGAACTGAATGACCGCACGATTGAAATGCGCGGTATCAAGCTGTTGTTCGGCGACATGAACGACGTACCGGGCAGCGTCACCTGGACTGAGCTGAGCCGCTATTGGAACGACATCATGCCCAAGCAGCAGGATGGCCGCAGCTGGCCGGCGGAAAACGCCGAAATCAAGGTCGATTATATCTTTAGCGGCAATGCCCAGCGCTGGCATCTGGACAGCCTGACGGTGCCGAACGCCAGCGGCGACTGGAACGGCATTCACTGGCCGGCAGTCAGCGATCACCTGCCGTTGGTGGCCGAGCTGCGGTTGACCGAGCAATAA
- a CDS encoding efflux RND transporter periplasmic adaptor subunit has translation MKIQFKLALLAALIGTGLAGYWFGAAGEAPAPAVKSERQVLYWYDPMMPGQRFDQPGKSPFMDMQLVPRYADEAEPEGGVTISARQQQNLGVRTEAAQLRQLEPQLNAFGSVATDERGVQIVAARANGLVEKLYVRASQQQVKKGEALAQLWIPDWSAAQQEYLAIRKLGDSALTAAARQRLQLLFMPEVVIRQVERSGKPEPRVQIAAPENGFVNKLSVLEGAQVTAAQGLFELASLDPVWIVADYPQAQAGLLKVGDKVQAASASWPGERFEGEVSELLANVDPLTRTFKARILLKNPQQKLRPGMYLQLTLSHGNLGQPVLAIPQEALIDSGDRNRVLIAEGNGHFTPVDVVAGRVQDGWVEIKRGLNAGQRVVTSGQFLIDSEASMRSALPQMAAQNEVKQYQAEGVVDAVNESTITLSHGPVPELQWPAMTMDFALPPGGIPAGIKPGDSVKIHFSVDEQGSHISQIVPTSAEHGGHL, from the coding sequence ATGAAAATACAATTCAAGCTGGCGCTGTTAGCGGCGCTGATTGGCACTGGGCTGGCGGGATACTGGTTTGGCGCAGCGGGAGAAGCGCCTGCGCCGGCCGTCAAGAGTGAGCGGCAGGTGCTTTATTGGTACGACCCGATGATGCCGGGGCAGCGTTTTGACCAACCGGGTAAATCGCCCTTTATGGATATGCAACTGGTGCCGCGCTATGCCGATGAGGCTGAGCCGGAAGGGGGCGTGACCATCAGCGCCCGGCAACAGCAGAACCTGGGCGTTCGCACCGAAGCTGCACAATTGCGCCAACTGGAGCCACAACTGAACGCTTTCGGCAGCGTCGCCACCGATGAACGCGGGGTTCAGATTGTCGCCGCCCGCGCCAACGGACTGGTGGAAAAACTCTACGTGCGTGCCAGTCAGCAACAGGTGAAAAAGGGCGAAGCCCTGGCGCAGCTGTGGATCCCCGACTGGAGTGCGGCACAGCAGGAATATCTGGCAATACGCAAACTGGGCGATAGCGCTCTGACCGCCGCTGCACGCCAGCGGTTGCAGTTGCTGTTTATGCCCGAGGTGGTGATCCGGCAGGTGGAACGTTCAGGTAAACCCGAACCGCGGGTGCAGATAGCGGCACCGGAAAATGGTTTTGTGAATAAGCTGAGCGTGCTCGAGGGCGCTCAGGTGACGGCCGCGCAGGGGCTGTTTGAACTAGCCAGCCTCGATCCGGTGTGGATCGTTGCCGATTATCCACAGGCGCAGGCCGGATTGTTGAAAGTGGGCGATAAGGTGCAGGCCGCTTCCGCCAGCTGGCCTGGTGAACGATTTGAAGGCGAGGTGAGCGAACTGCTGGCCAATGTCGATCCGCTGACCCGAACCTTCAAAGCGCGCATCCTGTTGAAAAACCCTCAACAAAAGCTTCGACCGGGCATGTATCTGCAACTGACATTGTCGCACGGCAACCTCGGCCAGCCGGTGTTGGCGATACCGCAGGAGGCGCTGATCGACAGCGGCGATCGCAATAGGGTGTTGATCGCCGAAGGCAATGGGCACTTCACGCCGGTTGACGTGGTGGCCGGTCGTGTGCAGGACGGCTGGGTAGAAATCAAACGTGGGCTGAATGCTGGGCAAAGGGTAGTGACCTCCGGCCAATTCCTGATTGATTCCGAGGCCAGCATGCGCAGTGCCTTGCCACAAATGGCGGCGCAAAACGAGGTGAAACAATACCAGGCCGAGGGGGTGGTGGATGCCGTGAACGAGAGCACCATCACGCTGTCCCACGGCCCCGTGCCGGAGCTGCAGTGGCCGGCGATGACCATGGATTTTGCCCTGCCGCCAGGGGGAATACCTGCCGGTATCAAACCCGGTGATAGCGTAAAAATCCACTTTAGCGTTGATGAACAAGGTTCACATATCAGCCAAATCGTGCCGACAAGCGCTGAACACGGGGGCCACTTATGA
- a CDS encoding putative periplasmic lipoprotein, producing the protein MKKLIAVGLLSVILAGCATDSPCVPVYDDQGRLVHTNTCMKGTTQDNWETAGAIAGGAAAVAGLTLGIIALTK; encoded by the coding sequence ATGAAAAAGTTAATTGCGGTTGGATTGCTGTCGGTCATTCTGGCTGGGTGCGCGACCGATTCCCCTTGTGTCCCGGTCTATGACGACCAGGGCCGTCTGGTGCACACCAATACCTGCATGAAAGGCACCACGCAGGACAACTGGGAAACCGCTGGCGCCATCGCCGGTGGGGCAGCGGCAGTTGCCGGTCTGACGCTGGGTATTATCGCGTTGACCAAATAA